One region of Girardinichthys multiradiatus isolate DD_20200921_A chromosome 1, DD_fGirMul_XY1, whole genome shotgun sequence genomic DNA includes:
- the LOC124873583 gene encoding polypeptide N-acetylgalactosaminyltransferase 6-like has product MEFWGGENLEMSFRVWQCGGLLEILPCSVVGHIFRKRSPHSFPNGSVTILRNLVRLAEVWMDDYRWVFYRTNRKAAFIFRTNSYGDVSERHKLREKFNCKSFSWYLNNIYPEAYVPDIRPTNYGQLNNTGCNCQLDVEKTKKRWEACQIFKCNNRGEAQAFLEWCQSKGKAAQEQLWIFTKTNQIKNPLSGKCLSVTGGNVILSKCKSMPRRQS; this is encoded by the exons ATGGAGTTCTGGGGAGGGGAGAATCTAGAAATGTCTTTTAGG GTTTGGCAGTGTGGAGGCCTCTTAGAGATCCTTCCTTGTTCTGTTGTGGGCCATATTTTCCGTAAGAGGAGCCCCCACAGCTTTCCAAATGGCAGCGTTACCATCCTCCGCAATCTGGTGCGCCTGGCTGAGGTCTGGATGGATGACTACAGATGGGTCTTCTATCGTACAAACAGAAAAGCTGCTTTCATTTTTCGGACA AATTCATATGGGGATGTTTCTGAACGCCATAAACTCAGAGAAAAATTTAACTGCAAGAGCTTTTCTTGGTACCTAAACAATATTTATCCAGAGGCATATGTTCCTGACATAAGGCCCACAAACTATGGACAG TTAAACAACACCGGTTGTAACTGCCAACTGGATGTGGAAAAGACCAAAAAGCGATGGGAGGCGTGCCAAATCTTCAAATGTAACAACCGAGGTGAAGCACAG GCTTTTCTTGAGTGGTGCCAGTCAAAGGGAAAAGCAGCACAAGAGCAACTCTGGATCTTCACAAAG ACAAACCAAATAAAGAACCCTTTATCAGGCAAATGTTTATCGGTGACCGGTGGCAATGTGATTTTGTCCAAGTGCAAATCCATGCCAAGGAGGCAGAGCTGA
- the LOC124867562 gene encoding glucose-6-phosphate 1-dehydrogenase isoform X1: protein MRRLGDVSGLSVMGSGASAERQRLHKHRTGHQELASDSRKRSTATDEKMSLPLSRSEVFGELRKELYDDEEFHQSDVHIFIIMGASGDLAKKKIYPTLWWLFRDGLLPEQTYFVGFARSDLTVDAIRTSCMPYLKVTETEAERLSVFFARNSYISGKYGDDASFSKLNAHMLSLPGGSEANRLFYLALPPTVYHEVTKNIKHHCMSTKGWNRVIVEKPFGHDLQSSEELSTHLSSLFSEDQIYRIDHYLGKEMVQNLMVLRFGNRIFGPIWNRDSVACVVLTFKEPFGTQGRGGYFDDFGIIRDVMQNHLLQMLCLVAMEKPASTSSDDVRDEKVKVLKCIAPVTMSDVVLGQYVGNPEGEGDAKLGYLEDPTVPKGSTQATFATAVLYVHNERWDGVPFILRCGKALNERKAEVRLQFTDVPGDIFENKCQRNELVVRVQPNEAIYAKMMSKKPGVYFSPEETELDLTYKSRYKDVKLPDAYERLILDVFCGSQMHFVRSDELREAWRIFTPLLHQIDKDKPKPIPYKYGSRGPSEADDLVQKVGFRYEGTYKWVNPHKL, encoded by the exons ATGCGCAGACTCGGTGACGTCAGTGGCCTCTCAGTGATGGGATCCGGAGCGAGCGCTG AACGCCAACGTCtccacaaacacagaactgGTCATCAAGAACTGGCTTCGGACTCAAGGAAAAGGAGCACAGCAACAGATG AGAAAATGAGCCTTCCCCTCTCTCGTTCAGAAGTGTTTGGGGAGCTGCGCAAGGAGCTCTACGACGATGAAGAGTTCCACCAGTCCGATGTGCACATCTTCATCATCATGGGAGCGTCG GGGGATCTGGCAAAGAAAAAGATCTACCCAACTTTGTG GTGGTTGTTCAGAGACGGCCTCCTCCCTGAGCAGACATATTTTGTTGGCTTTGCTCGCTCTGATCTCACAGTTGATGCCATCCGGACTTCTTGCATGCCATACCTGAAG GTGACAGAGACAGAAGCAGAGCGGTTGTCTGTCTTCTTTGCCAGAAACTCTTATATCAGCGGGAAATATGGAGATGATGCTTCCTTCTCCAAACTCAACGCACATATGCTGTCTCTGCCTGGAGGATCTGAGGCAAACCGCCTCTTTTACCTGGCTCTGCCACCGACGGTCTACCATGAGGTCACTAAGAACATCAAGCATCACTGCATGAGCACAAA GGGCTGGAACAGAGTGATTGTTGAGAAGCCGTTCGGACATGATCTACAGAGCTCTGAGGAACTGTCCACACACCTCTCATCTCTCTTCAGTGAGGACCAGATCTACCGTATTGATCACTATCTGGGCAAAGAAATGGTGCAGAACCTCATGGTACTCAG GTTTGGGAACCGAATCTTTGGGCCGATCTGGAACAGAGATAGTGTCGCCTGTGTTGTCCTTACCTTTAAAGAACCCTTCGGCACTCAGGGCCGAGGAGGCTACTTCGATGATTTTGGCATCATTCG AGATGTCATGCAGAACCACCTGCTCCAGATGCTCTGTTTGGTTGCCATGGAAAAACCAGCTTCCACCAGCTCGGATGATGTCAGAGATGAAAAG GTGAAGGTGCTGAAGTGTATTGCTCCAGTGACCATGTCAGATGTGGTGCTGGGCCAGTATGTGGGCAATCCTGAGGGTGAAGGAGATGCTAAACTGGGTTATCTCGAGGATCCCACTGTACCGAAAGGATCCACTCAGGCCACCTTTGCAACGGCTGTGCTTTATGTGCACAACGAACGATGGGATG GTGTTCCTTTCATCTTGCGCTGCGGTAAAGCTCTGAACGAGAGAAAAGCTGAGGTGCGGCTGCAGTTTACCGATGTCCCAGGagacatttttgaaaataagtGTCAGAGGAACGAACTGGTGGTGCGGGTGCAACCCAACGAGGCCATCTATGCCAAGATGATGAGCAAGAAACCCGGAGTTTACTTCAGCCCTGAAGAAACCGAGCTGGACCTCACCTACAAAAGCAGATACAAG GATGTGAAACTCCCTGATGCCTATGAACGGCTCATCCTGGATGTGTTCTGTGGGAGCCAGATGCACTTTGTACGCAG TGATGAACTAAGAGAAGCATGGAGGATCTTCACCCCCCTTCTTCATCAGATAGACAAAGATAAGCCAAAGCCTATCCCTTATAAATATGGAAG tcgtGGCCCCTCAGAAGCAGATGACCTAGTTCAGAAAGTTGGATTTCGTTATGAAGGAACTTACAAATGGGTCAACCCTCACAAACTTTGA
- the LOC124867562 gene encoding glucose-6-phosphate 1-dehydrogenase isoform X2 has protein sequence MSLPLSRSEVFGELRKELYDDEEFHQSDVHIFIIMGASGDLAKKKIYPTLWWLFRDGLLPEQTYFVGFARSDLTVDAIRTSCMPYLKVTETEAERLSVFFARNSYISGKYGDDASFSKLNAHMLSLPGGSEANRLFYLALPPTVYHEVTKNIKHHCMSTKGWNRVIVEKPFGHDLQSSEELSTHLSSLFSEDQIYRIDHYLGKEMVQNLMVLRFGNRIFGPIWNRDSVACVVLTFKEPFGTQGRGGYFDDFGIIRDVMQNHLLQMLCLVAMEKPASTSSDDVRDEKVKVLKCIAPVTMSDVVLGQYVGNPEGEGDAKLGYLEDPTVPKGSTQATFATAVLYVHNERWDGVPFILRCGKALNERKAEVRLQFTDVPGDIFENKCQRNELVVRVQPNEAIYAKMMSKKPGVYFSPEETELDLTYKSRYKDVKLPDAYERLILDVFCGSQMHFVRSDELREAWRIFTPLLHQIDKDKPKPIPYKYGSRGPSEADDLVQKVGFRYEGTYKWVNPHKL, from the exons ATGAGCCTTCCCCTCTCTCGTTCAGAAGTGTTTGGGGAGCTGCGCAAGGAGCTCTACGACGATGAAGAGTTCCACCAGTCCGATGTGCACATCTTCATCATCATGGGAGCGTCG GGGGATCTGGCAAAGAAAAAGATCTACCCAACTTTGTG GTGGTTGTTCAGAGACGGCCTCCTCCCTGAGCAGACATATTTTGTTGGCTTTGCTCGCTCTGATCTCACAGTTGATGCCATCCGGACTTCTTGCATGCCATACCTGAAG GTGACAGAGACAGAAGCAGAGCGGTTGTCTGTCTTCTTTGCCAGAAACTCTTATATCAGCGGGAAATATGGAGATGATGCTTCCTTCTCCAAACTCAACGCACATATGCTGTCTCTGCCTGGAGGATCTGAGGCAAACCGCCTCTTTTACCTGGCTCTGCCACCGACGGTCTACCATGAGGTCACTAAGAACATCAAGCATCACTGCATGAGCACAAA GGGCTGGAACAGAGTGATTGTTGAGAAGCCGTTCGGACATGATCTACAGAGCTCTGAGGAACTGTCCACACACCTCTCATCTCTCTTCAGTGAGGACCAGATCTACCGTATTGATCACTATCTGGGCAAAGAAATGGTGCAGAACCTCATGGTACTCAG GTTTGGGAACCGAATCTTTGGGCCGATCTGGAACAGAGATAGTGTCGCCTGTGTTGTCCTTACCTTTAAAGAACCCTTCGGCACTCAGGGCCGAGGAGGCTACTTCGATGATTTTGGCATCATTCG AGATGTCATGCAGAACCACCTGCTCCAGATGCTCTGTTTGGTTGCCATGGAAAAACCAGCTTCCACCAGCTCGGATGATGTCAGAGATGAAAAG GTGAAGGTGCTGAAGTGTATTGCTCCAGTGACCATGTCAGATGTGGTGCTGGGCCAGTATGTGGGCAATCCTGAGGGTGAAGGAGATGCTAAACTGGGTTATCTCGAGGATCCCACTGTACCGAAAGGATCCACTCAGGCCACCTTTGCAACGGCTGTGCTTTATGTGCACAACGAACGATGGGATG GTGTTCCTTTCATCTTGCGCTGCGGTAAAGCTCTGAACGAGAGAAAAGCTGAGGTGCGGCTGCAGTTTACCGATGTCCCAGGagacatttttgaaaataagtGTCAGAGGAACGAACTGGTGGTGCGGGTGCAACCCAACGAGGCCATCTATGCCAAGATGATGAGCAAGAAACCCGGAGTTTACTTCAGCCCTGAAGAAACCGAGCTGGACCTCACCTACAAAAGCAGATACAAG GATGTGAAACTCCCTGATGCCTATGAACGGCTCATCCTGGATGTGTTCTGTGGGAGCCAGATGCACTTTGTACGCAG TGATGAACTAAGAGAAGCATGGAGGATCTTCACCCCCCTTCTTCATCAGATAGACAAAGATAAGCCAAAGCCTATCCCTTATAAATATGGAAG tcgtGGCCCCTCAGAAGCAGATGACCTAGTTCAGAAAGTTGGATTTCGTTATGAAGGAACTTACAAATGGGTCAACCCTCACAAACTTTGA